The DNA window AAAATCGTCGGGGGGATCAAATGCGTTGAGCCGGCCGGGTACAGGAGGGCCCCCTTAATACTGTGTCAGTCCTGCGATAGATGCAGCTCTTGTAGATACTCACCGTAGCCAAAGGTCATGATCTTGTAGAGTGTGTCGAAAATTACCGGATGCTCCAGCATGCGGTAGTTGTACAATTCTCCGAGGTACTTGACTTCAGCGATGCGACGTTGAAAAAACCGGAAGTCGTTCACCTCGAGACCGAAACTGACCGACTCAATGACGTTATCGACAATCTTGATCACAAAGCCGGGGTGATAGCGGTGAAGGGCACTAAGAAGTATACCGAGGAGGTGAATGTTGCCATACTTCACCTTGCCCGGCTTTGAGAAGACCTTTTCGAGAATTGCGACAACCTAGTGGTAGTCGGACGATTAGCTCAACTTGTAGAATCCATGAAATGTGACACGGTCCACGTACATCAGCTTCTTCCCAGTGAAGCCTTCTGATCTGCTTCAAAACCTTGCCATAGTTCCGCTTGGTCAAATCCGTGTAGACAAGTTTGCGGACAAAGAGCTCCATTGGCGTTCGCTCTTTCTGCTCGATAGCAGGTCGCTCCGGCGGGTCGACGTAGTAGACGGCATTGTCTATCAGCATCCTTTCGGGCTGCCCGATGTGTTGGACCGATTTCTTGCGCTGCAGCGTCTCGAGGAAGCTGGCCATTCGCGGTGCGGTATCCGGGTTCTTGAGCAGATATCGGCCGCAATTCTCGATCAAGTTGCAGAGAATCTCAATGTTCATCCGCGAAAAGTCGTCGAGGCTAACTTTCAGGCAGTGGAATACGACGTGTTCGGGGACGACGCCAAACTTGGTAAGCTCTGCCAAATATCGGATGTTACTCAGCCGCACCTGGCCAAGGAAATCCTTGTCCTTGCGGCGCTGCAAGCTTCGAAATTCGGCATCAAGATACTCGACCAGCCCTTTTGGAACGTCTGGCAAATACCGGCCCAAGGTAGCCACGAGGCGGGACCACGACGGAAGCAGATCGCTTCTGCCCTTGGGCACCTCGGTCAGGGCCTTGACCAGTCGGTTGCGGGACGCCTTAGAGTTGAGGAAGCAGAAGTCGACGGCGGTCTGGTCGATGGCGTCCTTGTTTGTGAGCTCCGGCAGTCGTGCTAGCAGGGCATCGACCTGCGCTCCGATCGTCTTGTTTGCAATCGCCGTGGACTGGTCGTCATTGACGTCAACTTTGGCAGTGTCAGGGCCATCAGTCGGCTCGGCCTTCTTGCCGACTTGATCATCGCCATCtgacttcttcttcttgccatCCTCAAGGAGGATAGGTGGTACCTTGCCTTTGAGATCTACAAGATTCTCGTAAAACCGGCGTTCATCCTCGTCTGCCCAGATGCCTGGACCGTCAGCCATGGAGCGGAGGTAGTCTCCGGTCTTGACCAAACCAATAGAGCCGCTTGATGTGGCAAGGGGGTCTTCTGCATCTTTCAGGTCGGGCatctcggcgccgatggcgtcaGCCACGACCTGGGCATTTGAGACCAGTCGGTCCTGGGccttgacgagcttctcATAGCTAGCCTGACGGTCTTCGAAAACCTCGCCCGACTTGACGTAGGCTTCGGCGTTGCGTCGGGCCTGGGATTGGATTGACTTTTGGTCGCGAACAATGTGGGCTGTGACGTCGTCGAAGTAACGCTTCAGAACTGTTCGAAAGCGGTCGGCAAGGTCGGGGGGCGTGAGGGGCTGATCGTTTGCGTTCGTTTCCGCGTTACCGTCAGCATCGTGAGAGCGGCCTGCGTTGAGGGTACTGGCCAGaccgtcctcctcgatggTCTTGCGGCCGTCGGCACCCGTAGCCTTGACGCCGAGAATGTCCCAGCTGAAGGccttgacgaagacgacaagCAGAGGCAGATTGGCGTGTTCCCGATCGTAGCCCAAGAGGTCCTTGAGCACTTCGAGGGGAAAGGGCTCCGCCCCACCAGgtgccttgccggcgccgcttCTCACTTTGAGCTCTGGAAccttgccggcggcaccCTTTGTTGCGTCATCGGGCTTGGTCGCATCGTCCAGTGTTCTCAGGACGCCCACGAGCCAGAGGTCGGTGATGACACGAAGCAGGGCCCGCTGGCGGGTGATGCGCTCTTTTTCCTCCTTTTCACGAGCCTCCGGAGACAGTGTCTTGAGAAAACTCTTGTCGGGTGTGGccatgcccttgccgagcagCCAGGCAAGATATTCGGTGAATTCGGCAGGGCCAAAGCGCTGATGGAGAGCGCTGACGATTTCGACACCGGCATCGATTTCGCCTGGAGACTTGAGCCTGCAGAGGCCTTCGTAGCATGCCGAGACGATCTCCGAGAGGTACTTGTGCAAACTCAAGGTGCGAATCTCCTGGAGGAAGGTGggcagcgtggcggcggtgacggcggtgcGCAGTCTCTTGATGAACGCCGTGTTCTTTTTGAGGGAGGAATCAAGCGAGCCGCCGACGGAAAAGACATCTAGGTGGTCGGCAGGATCAGCGTGTGAACAGGCAGAGCATGGCGTACCGAACGGACAGAGGGCAATGGCTACCTTTTTCGCCGCTCCATGCTCTCTCGTTGAGTGCGCGGAGTTGGCCTGGAAAGCAGGGAGGGTGGTCAGCGTCCATACGGGCACGAGGGGCACCGGCGCGCGACTCACGCTTCCGTGCGCGATCC is part of the Purpureocillium takamizusanense chromosome 7, complete sequence genome and encodes:
- the NMD2 gene encoding mRNA decay protein (COG:A~TransMembrane:1 (i149-166o)~EggNog:ENOG503NUZF~BUSCO:EOG09260BZ0); amino-acid sequence: MDRARKRQLRALNERAWSGEKDVFSVGGSLDSSLKKNTAFIKRLRTAVTAATLPTFLQEIRTLSLHKYLSEIVSACYEGLCRLKSPGEIDAGVEIVSALHQRFGPAEFTEYLAWLLGKGMATPDKSFLKTLSPEAREKEEKERITRQRALLRVITDLWLVGVLRTLDDATKPDDATKGAAGKVPELKVRSGAGKAPGGAEPFPLEVLKDLLGYDREHANLPLLVVFVKAFSWDILGVKATGADGRKTIEEDGLASTLNAGRSHDADGNAETNANDQPLTPPDLADRFRTVLKRYFDDVTAHIVRDQKSIQSQARRNAEAYVKSGEVFEDRQASYEKLVKAQDRLVSNAQVVADAIGAEMPDLKDAEDPLATSSGSIGLVKTGDYLRSMADGPGIWADEDERRFYENLVDLKGKVPPILLEDGKKKKSDGDDQVGKKAEPTDGPDTAKVDVNDDQSTAIANKTIGAQVDALLARLPELTNKDAIDQTAVDFCFLNSKASRNRLVKALTEVPKGRSDLLPSWSRLVATLGRYLPDVPKGLVEYLDAEFRSLQRRKDKDFLGQVRLSNIRYLAELTKFGVVPEHVVFHCLKVSLDDFSRMNIEILCNLIENCGRYLLKNPDTAPRMASFLETLQRKKSVQHIGQPERMLIDNAVYYVDPPERPAIEQKERTPMELFVRKLVYTDLTKRNYGKVLKQIRRLHWEEADVVAILEKVFSKPGKVKYGNIHLLGILLSALHRYHPGFVIKIVDNVIESVSFGLEVNDFRFFQRRIAEVKYLGELYNYRMLEHPVIFDTLYKIMTFGYGGPPVPGRLNAFDPPDDFFRIRLVATVLETCGMFFNRGAAGKKLDYFLSFFQYYVFTKASLPMEIEFVVQDIFALTRPQWKMAAGLEEAAKAFQLAIAQDQKTAGADKAAEPDDVSSGASSDDDNGDVDEVEAYGDGEEESASEEDDVEQDDDDESVHDSDFNDEAIVVTRNEEAVDPEDDADFEREYAKMMAESLESRKFDRKPLFDVPLPVRPKNREAAAAGSQSEEAPPASSGSTMAFALLTKKGNRQQTRTVELPSDSTLAIAMKTQQQAEKEEQQRIKNLVLNYDLQQNEDQEPHERPSTFYHNRIERPSKDRGQRVRKLQLSDVDW